A part of Candidatus Kryptonium sp. genomic DNA contains:
- a CDS encoding ABC transporter permease has translation EAARCLGISQTAIMFRHILPNAISPIIVAATLEIGSAIIAESTLSFLGVGFPPDTPTWGRLVTDGSQYLQAAPWLALIPGALIFLTVLSINFMGDGLRDALDPRSRL, from the coding sequence TCGAAGCGGCGCGCTGCCTGGGGATCAGCCAGACGGCGATCATGTTCCGCCACATTCTACCGAACGCCATCAGCCCGATTATCGTTGCCGCCACGCTGGAGATCGGCAGCGCGATCATCGCCGAGTCGACCCTCTCGTTCCTCGGCGTCGGCTTCCCGCCCGACACGCCGACCTGGGGGCGCCTGGTGACCGATGGCAGTCAGTACCTGCAGGCGGCGCCGTGGCTGGCGCTCATTCCAGGCGCGCTGATCTTCCTCACCGTGTTGAGCATCAACTTCATGGGCGATGGGCTGCGCGAT